The proteins below come from a single Plantactinospora sp. KBS50 genomic window:
- a CDS encoding Type 1 glutamine amidotransferase-like domain-containing protein, giving the protein MILPRWISFSAVKDSALGDAESVLVTGGYPIFLLQHARQTGCLAIVRQRATSGDLAYAGMSSGAALRHRILRPTAVTTAPGR; this is encoded by the coding sequence GTGATACTGCCGCGATGGATCTCTTTCTCGGCAGTCAAGGACTCGGCGTTGGGCGACGCGGAATCGGTGCTCGTGACCGGCGGCTATCCGATCTTCCTATTGCAGCATGCCCGGCAAACCGGCTGCCTCGCCATCGTCAGACAACGCGCCACTTCGGGAGACCTCGCCTATGCCGGTATGTCTTCTGGAGCCGCACTCCGGCACCGGATCTTGCGACCTACCGCGGTGACGACGGCCCCGGGCAGGTGA
- a CDS encoding alpha/beta fold hydrolase has translation MGVEYAVNGDVRIAYETFGTAGEPLLLVLGLDYQMVWWPDAFCERLVEAGYHVARYDNRDTGLSTHFPQPADGNPWRALLGRTRPLYTIADMAADGLAVMDALGWPQAHVLGGTSAIAQALALLHPGRVRGLTLCMSSPATAGVLQTLRYLKFGIFREFRKLPKATTPEQEIDNLVAIYRAQASPGYPFPEKWVREAAMLSHTRAPRDPRTTQRHLAAGRAVKLPPLSTITAPTLVVSGADDPMLKPSAGRHLAAQITGAQFVEYPGVGHDWPEGIWDDVIARMPR, from the coding sequence ATGGGCGTCGAGTACGCCGTGAACGGGGACGTCAGGATCGCTTACGAGACCTTCGGCACGGCCGGGGAGCCGCTGCTGCTGGTCCTGGGGCTGGACTATCAGATGGTGTGGTGGCCCGACGCGTTCTGCGAACGCTTGGTCGAGGCGGGCTATCACGTGGCCCGCTACGACAACCGAGACACCGGCCTGTCCACGCACTTTCCACAGCCGGCGGACGGCAACCCGTGGCGTGCGCTGCTCGGCCGCACTCGTCCCCTCTACACGATCGCCGACATGGCCGCCGACGGGCTCGCGGTGATGGACGCGCTCGGCTGGCCACAAGCGCACGTCCTGGGCGGCACGTCGGCGATCGCGCAGGCCCTGGCGCTACTGCACCCCGGGCGGGTCCGCGGACTTACGCTCTGCATGAGCAGCCCGGCCACCGCGGGGGTTCTGCAGACCCTGCGTTATCTCAAGTTCGGCATCTTCCGCGAGTTCCGCAAGCTGCCCAAAGCGACCACACCCGAGCAGGAGATCGACAACTTGGTCGCGATCTACCGGGCGCAGGCCTCGCCCGGCTACCCGTTCCCGGAGAAGTGGGTTCGCGAAGCAGCGATGCTCAGCCACACCCGCGCGCCACGCGATCCGCGCACCACCCAGCGGCACCTCGCCGCCGGCCGAGCCGTGAAACTGCCGCCGCTGTCCACCATCACTGCGCCTACCCTGGTCGTCTCGGGCGCCGACGATCCCATGCTCAAGCCGAGCGCGGGCCGCCACCTGGCCGCCCAGATCACCGGCGCGCAGTTCGTGGAGTATCCCGGCGTGGGCCACGACTGGCCCGAAGGCATCTGGGACGACGTAATCGCCCGCATGCCGCGCTGA
- a CDS encoding chloramphenicol phosphotransferase CPT family protein — translation MLPLLPDPWFLVPVDAIGAMRSTVHTRVLDDAEISEMLRRTRLGYHRAVAALAGAGNDVIMDYPLSERWRVGDLLDTLTGYDVTLVEVRCAQEELDRRERVRGDRPVGLARSQTQVYAHGESDIVVDTTNTDANECATAIVIALPEVSSPKAFDRLRHRRDTK, via the coding sequence ATGCTCCCACTGCTGCCCGATCCGTGGTTCCTGGTTCCCGTTGATGCTATCGGGGCGATGCGTTCCACCGTTCACACTCGTGTGCTCGACGATGCGGAAATCAGCGAGATGCTCCGAAGGACACGCCTCGGCTACCACCGTGCCGTCGCGGCGCTCGCCGGTGCGGGAAACGATGTCATCATGGACTACCCCCTGAGTGAACGATGGCGCGTCGGCGACCTGCTCGACACCCTCACGGGATACGACGTCACGCTGGTCGAGGTCCGCTGCGCCCAGGAGGAGCTCGACCGGCGTGAACGCGTTCGCGGAGACCGGCCAGTCGGTCTTGCCCGTTCCCAGACCCAGGTGTACGCACACGGCGAATCCGACATCGTCGTAGACACCACGAACACGGACGCCAACGAGTGCGCCACAGCGATCGTCATCGCACTTCCGGAGGTCTCGTCCCCGAAAGCGTTCGATCGGCTCCGTCACCGTCGCGATACGAAATAG
- a CDS encoding TetR/AcrR family transcriptional regulator — protein MPKQVDHEQRRRLLAEAVFAVISTQGFEAVSLRDVAEQAGVSMGTVQHYFPAKQQMLSFALSHMRERVMARLQAAIAALREPTRRDLIRAATAVMLPVDPAGREEACVNIAFFSAATVTPTYAEQLRDGYGRILTVSVANFRAAYRFSELRDGVDPDVEAPALYFLTQGLVGPILVGLYRPDEAMDLIDAQLDRVFRPASP, from the coding sequence GTGCCGAAGCAGGTCGATCACGAGCAACGTCGCCGCCTCCTGGCCGAAGCGGTCTTCGCCGTCATCAGCACGCAAGGGTTCGAGGCAGTGAGCCTGCGTGACGTCGCCGAGCAGGCCGGCGTCTCGATGGGCACCGTGCAGCATTACTTCCCCGCCAAGCAGCAGATGCTGTCGTTCGCGTTATCTCACATGCGCGAACGCGTGATGGCCCGGCTCCAGGCCGCCATCGCCGCGCTGCGCGAGCCCACCCGCCGCGATCTCATCCGTGCCGCCACCGCGGTGATGCTCCCGGTCGACCCGGCCGGCCGCGAGGAGGCATGCGTGAACATCGCGTTCTTCTCTGCCGCGACGGTCACACCCACGTATGCCGAGCAGCTCCGCGACGGATACGGACGCATCCTCACCGTGTCGGTCGCCAACTTTCGCGCGGCGTATCGGTTCAGCGAATTGCGCGACGGAGTCGATCCCGACGTGGAGGCACCCGCGCTCTACTTCCTCACCCAGGGCCTGGTTGGGCCGATTCTTGTCGGCCTCTACCGCCCGGACGAGGCAATGGACCTCATTGACGCCCAACTTGACCGAGTTTTTCGTCCGGCATCACCATGA
- a CDS encoding bifunctional 2-polyprenyl-6-hydroxyphenol methylase/3-demethylubiquinol 3-O-methyltransferase UbiG → MTEWTNDAAIQRWGAMPRTVLEQTALDGDFAKRHLINPVLLRILGDLTRRRVLDAGCGNGYLSRILAGRGATVVGVEPGQSLFDFAVEQETTAPRGIQYVQADLCNLPDLGAPFDAVIASMVLPAIPDWTGAMRTCVHTLKPGGLFLFTVNHPCYEQLWPTWREHGEYRTHRYLTEYGIPGPSGVDFHRTLSTYLNQVTSLGCQLTELAEPGLDRDVTVDGPDGIDAYVHLPNFLIVAARRTT, encoded by the coding sequence GTGACCGAGTGGACCAACGATGCCGCCATCCAACGCTGGGGAGCGATGCCCCGCACCGTGTTGGAGCAGACAGCACTCGACGGCGACTTCGCCAAGCGCCACCTGATCAACCCCGTCCTGCTACGCATACTCGGCGACCTGACCCGGCGGCGGGTGCTCGACGCCGGCTGCGGCAACGGCTACCTCAGCCGGATCCTCGCCGGACGGGGCGCCACCGTCGTCGGCGTCGAACCCGGCCAGTCGCTGTTCGACTTCGCCGTGGAGCAGGAAACCACCGCACCGCGAGGCATCCAGTACGTCCAAGCCGACCTGTGTAACCTGCCGGACCTCGGCGCACCGTTCGACGCCGTGATCGCCAGCATGGTCCTACCCGCCATCCCCGACTGGACCGGCGCGATGCGCACCTGCGTACATACGCTCAAGCCGGGCGGACTGTTCCTGTTCACCGTCAACCACCCCTGCTACGAACAGCTGTGGCCCACCTGGCGCGAACATGGCGAGTACCGCACCCACCGCTACCTCACCGAGTACGGGATCCCCGGCCCCAGCGGCGTCGACTTCCACCGCACCCTGTCCACCTACCTCAACCAGGTCACCAGCCTCGGCTGCCAGCTCACCGAACTGGCAGAACCCGGACTCGACCGCGATGTCACCGTCGACGGACCCGATGGCATCGACGCCTACGTCCACCTCCCGAACTTCCTCATCGTCGCCGCCCGCCGAACCACCTGA